Part of the Polyangiaceae bacterium genome is shown below.
GAAGGAGCCGCCCTTCGTAAAGCGCCGTGCGCAGCTTTTCGACGACTGCGGACGACGCCGCATCGCGCTCGGCACCTTCCGGCATCGCGCCGATGTGTTCCCATTCCGCTCGCGCAAATCCCGCGCATCCCAGCAGCCACGTCCGATGACCACTCCGCACATCACGCGGCCAACCAAGCACGTCATTTGCAATGCCGTAGGCGATTCCAAGCTGATGCACGAGCGCCTGGATGCTTGGCTCCAAGTCGAGTCGTTCGGCAATGGCGGCAACGGCGAGCAATGGAATGCGAGCCAACGCCACCTTGTCCGCATGCTCGTCGAATCTTTCGACCGTGTAAGGTTCGTCGCGCAAAACCGCATGCTGTTCGGCGAGCGTCAGGCGTGAAAAGTCCACGATGGCTCGATCGAGCGCCGGCCAAAACGCGATCCCGTGCATTCCGAGCGCCGTCGACAGCTCGACGATCATGTTGGAAAAGCACGTATTGCCGAGCAAAAGCAAATGGGGGTCGCCGCGCGTCGGTTCGTCTAGAACATTATCTTGCAAGCGGACCCCGATGTATCCCTGCATCGTTGCCGCCAAGATGCGCACCATGGTTTGGTCGGCGCGCGACCGATCGCGATCACGCGACAGGCCATCCATGAGCCACAGGGGCATGTAGAGCAGCGGAGGAGCAACGGGGTTCGAGAAGTACGACCGGTGCGAGCCCGATGCGTCGGCGATCGAGCGGAGAAACTGCGCGGCAAGGTCGCTCAGTGGTGCGGGCAATGCGGCAAATCGGCCTTCACAACGTTCCCATGCCGCGTCGATGAGCGCTTGCTTGGCGCGGTAGCTCTGAAACGGCTCCTCGTGCGGCGTGCTCAAATGAAGCTCGACGACGCGGGGATCATGGATGCAGGTGTGGCGTCGAGATCGGCGTCCGTGGGCATGACGGCAAAGACCTCGATGGGCTCGGGTTTGCCGCGGATACGCAGGGGTCCGAGCTGTCGCGTGCGGAACGAATTCTTGATCGCGTTGTGAATCGACGCAGAAACGAGGATCTGCGTTCGCGTTTCTTTGTTGAGCGCTTCGAGGCGCGCGGCCAAGTTCACCGTGTCGCCGATGACCGTGTACTCGTGACGTTGCGACGAGCCGATGTTTCCTGCGACGACCGGCCCCGCGTTGATGCCCACGCCGATGTCGAGTCGCAACATGCCCTTCGCCTCGAGCTCACGGTTCATTTCGGTCAGCGCATCGAGCATCTCGAGCGCCGTACGCACGGCCCGTTCTTCGGGCTTCTCGATGGGGTAGGGCACGCCGAAGAGCGCCATGAGCCCGTCACCCAGGAACTTGTCGAGCGTTCCGCCGTTCTTGAAGATGATGTCGACCATCGTCGAGAAGTACCGGTTGAGCAGCTCGACGACCTGCTCGGGCTGCATGACGGTCGACAGTTGCGTGAAGTTGCGAATGTCCGCGAACAGCACCGTGGCCGTCATGCGTTGGCCGCCTTGACCCAAGCTTTCGGGGTTGTTCAGCACCAGGTCGACGACGTCTTTGGAGAAGTACTTCGCGAGCCGATCGCGGTCCTGCACGAGGCGCTCACGGGAGAGCGAATCGCTGGCCGACTGCAAGATGAGTCTGCGTGAGTTCCACGCAATGACGGCGGCAAACACGCCGCTCGTGGCCGTAAAGATGATCGTGTAGACGACGTCGTCGAGGCACAGCCCTTCGCCCAGGTAGACCGAGTGGCTGACGAGGGGCGGATTCGCAACTTTGATGGCGATGGGCAAAAATATCGCGTTGTTGATCACCACGAGCGCGGCCGAGTACAGACATGCAGCGACGCTGTAGCGCAAGCTCGCCATCACGTTGAAGAGCGCGATGACGACCCAAATCATCGGCGTTCGATAGACTTCGTAGATGCCCGAATGGTTGAAGAGCGAACCAATGGCGCTGATCTGCATCAGCGTCATATCCACGGTGATCGATAGGTACTTGAGGCGGCGGTAGTAGAGATCTCGACGCCGTAAAAAGAAGAACAGGACGCAGGCATAAATGAGCCAGGACCCGAGCATGAACGTGTAAATCTTCGTGGACGTCGGCGTTTGCGCGTCCGGGACCACGAACACCACGGCGCTGAGCGCGAACGCGGTGAAGCCTCCGCGCACATAGTTCACCGCCCGCTCGGCAGCCATCTCTTGCTTTTCGAGGATGGCCCGGATCTCGTCGGAGAGCCGTTCCCGCGCGTTCATTCGTTCTTTTATGCGGTCGAGCACGGCATTTCCCAGAGGTCGGCGTTGGGGGCCACGATGGGACAAGGAACTGCGCCCCGCGTCAAGAGCGACGTTGCTGGTCGCGGTCTTCAAGACGAACGACGTGATGGTGATGGTGTGTCCTGAGCAACCAAGCGCGGACAAAGCATGCGACGTGCGCTACGAGAATTCGTACGCGTTCGGTCCTGGAAAAACTGCCGCGAGCGTGCGACGGCCAGCGCGGATCCGAGTTTGCCTCGGAACGGATTTCAACCTTGGCTCAGCTCGGTCGGTTTCGCGTTTGTCTCGTCCGATGGCAATGGCGGCAAGGCGGCGGGATCCGTACCTGGTGGGACCATGAAGATCTCGAACGTCGGCGGATACACGTCCGTTTTTTCTTCGACACGCGCTTCTCCATTCAATGGGCGAATGATGCGCGTTTTTCGAATGCGATAACCTCGAATGCCCTTCTGCTTGACGATGGTTTTCCCCTCGGCAAGACCCGCGTGTTCTTCGATTTTGCGCTTGTATGGGGAAACGCCGATCGTCGCCGTGGTCCATTCCACGGCATCGGTGCTGCCATTGCCACGAATCTCCATTGTCAAACTGCCTTTTTCCGCAATGGCATGGATGACGATGGGAAAGGGGTACGGATTACGAACTTTCAAATCGACGTGCGGATAGACGACCGTTGCATCGAGGCCCATCGGAATGTAGCCGCTCGGGCGTGAATGATTGATCCGATCGACGACGTCGAAACCTCCGAGATATGCGGCCGCATGTAGCGTGCTCGCGACCTGACACGTGCCGCCACCAATGCCTTCGCGCATTTCACCTTTGTAGATTTCCGGGGCCGTGGTAAAACCATTCTCCTCGCTGCGCGGACCGACCTCCTCATTGAAACTCATCATTTCGCCCGGCAAGAGCACCACGCCGTCGACTCCAGCGGCCGCTCGTACCACATTTTGCGCGCGTCCCGCTTGCCCGCCGACATACCCATAACGCGTCGAATACGTCGCCAGCACCTTCGACTTGTCGATCCTGGCGACCACCGCCGACGATGCGCGCGGCGAAATCTCGAACATCGGAATCACGACCCGCGATTCGGTCGATTGGGCTGCCCGTTCAATGGCCGATGCCGCAGCATACAGATCGACGTATCGACCCGGTACGTCCGCCGTGGGTTTTCCCGTCGCAAAATCGAATCGAGCGCCGCGGGGCGACGTATCCGTTTCTTCCTTCAGCCGTTCGAGACGCTCTGCCAATGGCTCGATGGGCAATCGAATGGAAATCGGAACGTCAATGGTTCCTCTGCGAGCTTCCAGCGCATCCACGACGCGGTCGAGCCATTCTCCTTCGCGACCCACGGACGCAATCCTTTTTGCAATGCCGTCCGTATCGATGGTGGCTCCCAATTCGGCGTACGTCGTTTCGAGCACCACATTTGCGCCGAGTGTCAGGGTGAGGCGGCGATCGAGCAGCGCGCGTGCTCGCGATTCGACGATCGTCTCCGCAGATCCTGCGGATACCTCGACGCCGCCAATACGAACGCCTTTGGCAACTTGGCCGTCGGCGGGCAGGATCTCGCGAGCGGCCCCATAGGCTCCGCCCGCGGCGGTCAGCGTGACGAACGAGCAAGCAACGAGGCGCCACATGATGCGGCGCCCTGAACGATTCGAGCTTTCTGGGGGCAAGCTTGGAGGAGACATCGCGAATGAGAACGCTCGGGGCCCGAGGTTATCATTCCTGGTGGAAATATTTCCAGAATCTTGAGAATTGGGGCCAAGTTGACCTGGGGTATGGCCGCCGGTTCTTGCTCCTCACCCCCCGACCCCCTCTCCAACTCCGCGGCTTTGCCACTACCGTTGGAGAAGGGGAGAAAGGATCGCAGCATCATTGTGTAGTTCCCCCTCTCCACGCAGCGTCACGCAGTGACGCGAAGTTGGAGAGGGGGTTAGGGGGTGAGGCGCCCCCCTCTCAAAGCCCCATTGCGCCGCGGTACAGCCAGCCCGTCTTCGAACCCGATTCAATCTTGTACCACTCGTTGCGCTTGCCGACGATCTTCACCTTGGTCCCACGCACGAGACGCATGGTGACTTCGCCCGTTTTCGGCTCCTTGCGCACGAGCGCCGTGTCCCATGTGACCACGGCAGTAC
Proteins encoded:
- a CDS encoding adenylate/guanylate cyclase domain-containing protein; this encodes MLDRIKERMNARERLSDEIRAILEKQEMAAERAVNYVRGGFTAFALSAVVFVVPDAQTPTSTKIYTFMLGSWLIYACVLFFFLRRRDLYYRRLKYLSITVDMTLMQISAIGSLFNHSGIYEVYRTPMIWVVIALFNVMASLRYSVAACLYSAALVVINNAIFLPIAIKVANPPLVSHSVYLGEGLCLDDVVYTIIFTATSGVFAAVIAWNSRRLILQSASDSLSRERLVQDRDRLAKYFSKDVVDLVLNNPESLGQGGQRMTATVLFADIRNFTQLSTVMQPEQVVELLNRYFSTMVDIIFKNGGTLDKFLGDGLMALFGVPYPIEKPEERAVRTALEMLDALTEMNRELEAKGMLRLDIGVGINAGPVVAGNIGSSQRHEYTVIGDTVNLAARLEALNKETRTQILVSASIHNAIKNSFRTRQLGPLRIRGKPEPIEVFAVMPTDADLDATPASMIPASSSFI
- a CDS encoding VanW family protein — its product is MWRLVACSFVTLTAAGGAYGAAREILPADGQVAKGVRIGGVEVSAGSAETIVESRARALLDRRLTLTLGANVVLETTYAELGATIDTDGIAKRIASVGREGEWLDRVVDALEARRGTIDVPISIRLPIEPLAERLERLKEETDTSPRGARFDFATGKPTADVPGRYVDLYAAASAIERAAQSTESRVVIPMFEISPRASSAVVARIDKSKVLATYSTRYGYVGGQAGRAQNVVRAAAGVDGVVLLPGEMMSFNEEVGPRSEENGFTTAPEIYKGEMREGIGGGTCQVASTLHAAAYLGGFDVVDRINHSRPSGYIPMGLDATVVYPHVDLKVRNPYPFPIVIHAIAEKGSLTMEIRGNGSTDAVEWTTATIGVSPYKRKIEEHAGLAEGKTIVKQKGIRGYRIRKTRIIRPLNGEARVEEKTDVYPPTFEIFMVPPGTDPAALPPLPSDETNAKPTELSQG